Proteins encoded by one window of Lepeophtheirus salmonis chromosome 10, UVic_Lsal_1.4, whole genome shotgun sequence:
- the mRpS18C gene encoding small ribosomal subunit protein bS18m, whose protein sequence is MGLLPGVLIGTTRRLCTSSILMGNARKGKRLRRSNPIKDARMKLGPSWKADPLEMKSPLFNTPHPVQRFTSQSISVSNEDEPLECIDDPYKKESTMCILCPRRYAISIRPDYKNPKLLAQFISPHTGLVYKSHITGLCKSMQDELENEVKRAQDLGYMSTQMKEVHYLKDPVLVDPTKPIKKNPF, encoded by the exons ATGGGACTTTTACCTGGAGTACTCATTGGAACAACTCGTAGATTATGTACATCCTCGATATTAATGGGAAATGCCCGCAAAGGCAAGCGATTACGTCGATCCAATCCTATAAAAGATGCTAGAATGAAATTAGGGCCCTCCTGGAAAGCGGATCCCCTCGAAATGAAATCTCCTCTATTCAATACTCCTCATCCCGTTCAAAGATTTACTTCTCAGAGCATATCTGTGTCAAATGAGGAcgaa cctCTCGAATGTATCGATGATCCATATAAAAAGGAAAGCACAATGTGTATCCTTTGTCCTCGTCGTTATGCCATCTCCATTCGTCCAGATTATAAGAATCCCAAGCTATTGGCTCAGTTTATTTCTCCACATACTGGTTTGGTTTATAAATCTCATATTACAGGACTCTGTAAATCCATGCAAGATGAACTcgaaaatgaagttaaaagaGCACAAGATTTAG GTTATATGTCAACTCAGATGAAGGAAGTGCATTATTTGAAAGATCCCGTTCTTGTTGACCCCACAAAGCCCATAAAGAAGAATCCCTTCTAG